ATAATTGTAAAAATCAAATCACCTTGTTGTACATTTTGATTTTTATTCCAATATGATAAAAAAGATACTTTCCCATCTATAGAACTAGTTAAGGCATACTGTCTTTCCCAATCTTTAATAGCCTTTCTTAAATATAAAAATGATTGGATTGCCTTCTTTTGCAATCGAATATCATTTTGCGTCTTCTTAATCGATGTTCCCTTTAAGTTTCTATTAGAATTACTAATAAGTTCACGCATTTGAGAAATGGAAGTTTCTAAACTTTGATGTGCTCTTTGAGCTTGTAAAAAAGCCACTTCTCTCAGTCCCTTTTCTTTAGCAGAAATAACTCCCTTTTCATACATTTTACGGCTTCGTTCTAAATCACTTTCTTTTATAAGGAGCTCCTTGCTACTTATTTCTCTTTGAGACAAAAGGATTTGTAGCCTACTCCTTGATTCAAACACAGACATTTGATTAGCAAGACTCTCAGATTTATATGGAGTTAGTTCTTTATTTAAAATATACTCAGAGTAATCGTTTTCAAATTGCGCATAACTAGTAGTAATATCTCCTAAAATCATAGGAGGTATTTCATCTATAGGAAACTTGAATTTATCAGAATGAATTTTAATGGTATCTACGATACTTTTTAATAACAAAACATCTTTATAAGAAGCACTGTTTTCTATAACAGCTAATATTTCTCCAGACTTTACTTTACTGTCATCAGTAGTTAAAAAAGTTTCAAATCTTCCCTTTGCATTGGCATATATCTTTTCTGGAGGAAATGAAGTGGTTACCATTACCTGTGAAGAAATAACATCTGGATACCTCACAAACCAAGAGATAAACAATAACATTAAAATTAACAAAAGAAAC
The sequence above is a segment of the Tenacibaculum sp. 190130A14a genome. Coding sequences within it:
- a CDS encoding HlyD family secretion protein — translated: MPQSNSEIEIRSEEVQEILTQMPNWMIRWGNTLFLLLILMLLFISWFVRYPDVISSQVMVTTSFPPEKIYANAKGRFETFLTTDDSKVKSGEILAVIENSASYKDVLLLKSIVDTIKIHSDKFKFPIDEIPPMILGDITTSYAQFENDYSEYILNKELTPYKSESLANQMSVFESRSRLQILLSQREISSKELLIKESDLERSRKMYEKGVISAKEKGLREVAFLQAQRAHQSLETSISQMRELISNSNRNLKGTSIKKTQNDIRLQKKAIQSFLYLRKAIKDWERQYALTSSIDGKVSFLSYWNKNQNVQQGDLIFTIIPDISTSYIGKITAPAANSGKIKKGQKVQIKLLNYPSDEFGELNGKVKFISLLPDEKGNYLIDVDLPQDLKTTYGKEIAFRQEMQGTADIVTEDLRLIERFFYQLKNIIK